A section of the Mycoplasmopsis synoviae ATCC 25204 genome encodes:
- the trmB gene encoding tRNA (guanosine(46)-N7)-methyltransferase TrmB: MRLRNDKFALSELNEFKFFIKNYPFNIKEDDILEIGSGKGEMISQMALLNPNQRFIAIEKYPTVAKKIMQKIKELNLENLYISCIDASKLSENFIGKTNTIWLTFSDPWPKKRHEKRRLTYKSFLDQYEFLLKDKNSNFYLKTDNDLFFNYSLESLQENNWNLKFVTGDLHNSIYNETNIKTGYEIKWMDKTKINFLIASKGENA; this comes from the coding sequence ATGAGATTAAGAAATGACAAATTCGCATTAAGCGAATTAAATGAATTTAAATTTTTTATTAAAAATTATCCTTTTAATATCAAAGAAGATGACATTTTAGAAATCGGTTCCGGCAAAGGTGAAATGATTTCACAAATGGCGCTTTTAAATCCTAACCAAAGATTTATAGCCATTGAAAAATATCCAACAGTTGCTAAAAAAATAATGCAAAAAATCAAAGAATTAAATTTAGAAAATTTATATATTTCTTGCATCGATGCATCAAAGCTTAGTGAAAACTTTATCGGCAAAACCAATACTATTTGACTTACATTTTCAGATCCATGGCCAAAGAAGCGTCATGAAAAAAGAAGGCTAACATATAAAAGCTTTTTAGATCAATACGAGTTTTTATTAAAAGATAAAAATTCTAATTTTTATCTAAAAACCGATAACGATTTATTTTTTAATTATTCCTTAGAGTCTCTTCAAGAAAACAATTGAAATTTAAAATTTGTAACTGGCGATTTACATAATTCAATTTATAATGAAACTAATATTAAAACCGGTTATGAAATTAAATGAATGGATAAAACTAAAATTAATTTTTTAATTGCAAGTAAAGGCGAAAATGCTTAG
- the rsmD gene encoding 16S rRNA (guanine(966)-N(2))-methyltransferase RsmD codes for MLRVIAGKYRNRKVNQPSKETTRSTIEKIREAIFSSIAFKLPHKNFLDLFSGSGIWSIEASSRGASQVVGIEKDRKAYKIILENINSIKIDNISIKNMDAMEFIKNNTMVFDFIFIDPPFIRYDYINDSLKFIQENKSLSEDGEIILHTDDYRQVVVPEKLKIYKEKRYGKKFIYFIVWK; via the coding sequence ATGCTTAGAGTTATTGCTGGAAAATATAGAAACCGAAAAGTAAATCAGCCATCAAAAGAAACAACTAGATCAACTATCGAAAAAATCAGAGAAGCTATTTTTTCATCAATAGCTTTTAAGCTTCCTCATAAAAACTTTTTAGATTTATTTTCAGGATCTGGAATTTGATCGATAGAAGCCTCATCAAGAGGAGCTAGCCAAGTTGTAGGAATTGAAAAAGATAGAAAAGCTTACAAAATAATTTTAGAAAACATAAATTCGATAAAAATTGACAATATTTCAATAAAAAATATGGATGCTATGGAATTTATCAAAAATAATACAATGGTTTTTGATTTTATTTTTATAGATCCGCCATTTATTCGATACGATTATATTAATGACAGTTTAAAATTTATTCAAGAAAATAAATCTTTAAGCGAAGATGGTGAAATCATTCTACACACTGATGACTATCGTCAAGTGGTAGTACCAGAGAAATTAAAAATTTACAAAGAAAAAAGATATGGAAAAAAATTTATATACTTTATCGTTTGAAAATAG
- the pgmB gene encoding beta-phosphoglucomutase produces MQIKAFIFDLDGVIADTAIFHYQAWKKILKEKFNLDYTLEEGEALKGLSRENTLLEFLKLKSFSRKLSEQEIKEVCDEKNDFYKELLKSNLSVKNILPGISTFVKKAKEANIKLAIASSSHNAPMILKSLELFNYFDYIVNPADVKVGKPNPEIFLNAAKHFNLDPKECVGIEDAIAGARAIKAANMNLIAISQSISEEFDSDFMLLKSTRELNFEKIMNYFSLK; encoded by the coding sequence ATGCAAATTAAAGCCTTTATATTTGACCTTGACGGAGTTATAGCCGATACTGCTATTTTCCACTATCAAGCTTGAAAAAAAATCTTAAAAGAAAAATTTAACTTAGACTACACCTTAGAAGAAGGTGAAGCACTTAAAGGTCTTTCAAGAGAAAATACCTTGTTAGAATTTTTAAAACTTAAAAGTTTTTCAAGAAAATTATCGGAGCAAGAAATCAAAGAAGTCTGTGATGAAAAAAATGATTTTTACAAAGAACTTCTAAAAAGTAATTTAAGCGTGAAAAACATCTTGCCTGGAATTTCTACTTTTGTTAAAAAAGCAAAAGAAGCAAATATCAAATTAGCGATCGCATCAAGTAGTCACAATGCACCTATGATTTTAAAATCTTTAGAGCTTTTTAATTACTTTGACTACATAGTTAATCCTGCTGATGTTAAAGTCGGAAAGCCAAATCCTGAAATCTTTTTAAATGCGGCAAAGCATTTTAATTTAGATCCAAAAGAATGCGTTGGTATTGAAGACGCCATCGCTGGAGCTAGAGCAATTAAGGCTGCAAATATGAACTTAATTGCAATAAGCCAGTCAATTTCAGAAGAATTTGACAGCGATTTTATGCTTTTAAAATCAACTAGAGAGCTCAATTTTGAAAAAATAATGAATTATTTTTCACTAAAATAG
- a CDS encoding class I SAM-dependent RNA methyltransferase: MEKNLYTLSFENRLMVGQLIKVTCQSISYEGYGQVQLYSKVLIASNFFPSEKAIVRIEKIFSKYVFAKVIEIKVKSKYRNETQLDSNSAQLVNLNYDQQIKFKKSYLNFLFLRNFQLTQDVFQDFLTSTKQFNYRNKITYWMNKDFDNRWNFCESIQNTNKFQKEKNSFLASKAIVDFKNSFLKFINSNSGFFDKLKPTKIMINSSRDSQIFVILICDNLVKRDLWKFDFKKLFPSLTNLIINYNNTFFEVYKGKTFVQRIGVNKFNVLNDSFFQVNGPVAKYLFDDLAELISKANSKSLIDFYCGVGAITIYLATKFPELDFYGYEKNRFAIKIANENVLINKLNPEKIKFLKFDLDKKLNDKVFQDSVIFDPPRAGLSQNLKLLVLNSENVKNIFYISCNPRTLVRDVKEITEKSNFKIKFIKGYDMFPQTHHIETLVWLSREN; this comes from the coding sequence ATGGAAAAAAATTTATATACTTTATCGTTTGAAAATAGGTTAATGGTAGGGCAATTAATTAAAGTTACTTGCCAGAGCATTTCCTATGAAGGTTATGGTCAAGTTCAACTTTATTCAAAAGTTTTAATTGCATCAAATTTTTTTCCAAGCGAAAAAGCAATTGTAAGAATTGAAAAAATTTTTTCAAAATATGTTTTTGCTAAAGTTATCGAAATTAAAGTTAAATCTAAATATAGAAACGAAACTCAGCTCGATAGCAATAGCGCGCAGCTAGTGAACTTAAATTACGATCAACAAATCAAATTTAAAAAGAGTTATTTAAATTTTTTATTTTTAAGAAACTTTCAATTAACTCAAGATGTTTTTCAAGATTTTTTAACTTCAACAAAGCAATTTAATTATCGAAATAAAATAACTTACTGAATGAATAAAGATTTTGATAATAGATGAAACTTTTGTGAATCAATTCAAAATACAAATAAATTTCAAAAAGAAAAAAATTCATTTTTAGCATCAAAGGCAATAGTTGATTTTAAAAATAGCTTTTTAAAATTTATAAATTCTAATAGCGGATTTTTTGACAAACTTAAACCTACTAAAATAATGATTAATTCAAGTAGGGATAGTCAAATTTTTGTAATTTTAATTTGTGATAATTTAGTTAAAAGAGATCTATGAAAATTTGATTTTAAAAAGCTCTTTCCTAGCCTTACAAATTTAATAATAAATTACAACAATACTTTCTTTGAAGTTTATAAAGGTAAAACTTTTGTTCAAAGAATTGGTGTTAATAAATTTAATGTATTAAATGATTCTTTCTTTCAAGTTAATGGTCCTGTTGCAAAATATCTTTTTGACGATTTAGCTGAATTAATCAGCAAAGCTAATTCGAAAAGCTTAATTGATTTTTATTGCGGAGTTGGAGCTATAACTATATATTTAGCTACTAAATTTCCAGAGCTTGATTTTTATGGATACGAAAAAAATAGATTTGCAATTAAAATCGCAAACGAAAATGTTTTAATTAATAAATTAAATCCAGAAAAAATTAAATTTTTAAAATTCGATTTAGATAAAAAATTAAATGACAAAGTATTTCAAGATTCAGTTATTTTTGATCCTCCAAGAGCTGGGCTTAGTCAAAATTTAAAGCTGCTTGTTTTAAATAGTGAAAATGTAAAAAATATATTTTATATTTCTTGCAATCCTAGAACCTTAGTTAGAGATGTAAAAGAAATAACTGAAAAAAGCAATTTTAAAATCAAATTTATAAAGGGCTATGACATGTTTCCACAAACTCATCACATTGAAACATTAGTATGGCTATCAAGGGAAAATTAA
- a CDS encoding glycosyl hydrolase family 65 protein, whose translation MKFLNYNTKDKIISQVKFDKNLTAKTESIFSLGNGYLGIRSADEELAWYNKEDFFVNGIFNRDVKEEVSELANLADCLSNPIFINGRIFTASHKDFYNKSLDIKKGILSRKIIAKRSQSEIEFNFERFVSQDDLNVYGQKIKIKVLKATKENNFLLKVGINGQVTNQGTQHFSEGHKFRPTNESLQMHQQTTNSKRFVVHNLITKLYLNGKLIKGGTDDYVIDIDRRRIVFNINLNLKEKDELVLEKLMSVHTSVDSKNKTISKEKVLANANEKHNYLLSQSYDNLKEKSIKAFEKNVWEKYFVKIQGNEESSYDQLALDFALFHLNNFVPKFSTTKNVGAKGLSGEGYQGHTYWDTEFFINPNYLFNDPSVVKNLLTYRYKGIKGARDKAKEFKQRYEESYLEGAQFPWEMAWPTEGEVCPYWGQADIISGEQVPIASRRQEIHVSSDIAYAVEQYYRATNDEKFMEKMGYEMIFDTAWFYTNRAEKQSDNSFEIKDVMGPNEYKGNIDNNAFINFMAKYNIDLAINYYKDLESKNKDLLKKVLSKIPYKIDLEKMKLVSQNLVQQKPNDQKIIAENDQFLKLPLVDLSSFQMRGDAGKKLFSTKEGTKILSSQVVKQADVVLLLNIFPNLYDYETKSKNFDYYEKITTHDSSLSPATYCLEAIRLRKLEIAYKLFKYGINIDLGENMKSSNAGIHAGSLAAIYQMIVFGYGGLNFTDGKLFFDPVLPSNWNQLTYKFKYLNCEFLVNVYKDKFSIKCLTKDKAREIYIENKKYLITNKEEFFKIKHAN comes from the coding sequence ATGAAATTTTTAAATTACAATACAAAAGATAAAATAATTTCACAAGTTAAATTTGACAAAAATTTAACTGCCAAAACTGAAAGTATATTTTCTTTAGGTAATGGTTATTTGGGAATTAGAAGCGCAGACGAAGAACTTGCTTGATACAACAAGGAAGACTTTTTCGTTAATGGTATTTTTAACCGCGATGTTAAAGAAGAAGTTAGTGAGCTAGCTAATTTAGCTGATTGTTTATCTAATCCTATTTTTATTAATGGCAGAATTTTTACTGCTTCACATAAAGATTTTTATAATAAATCTCTTGACATTAAAAAAGGAATTCTTTCAAGGAAAATAATTGCCAAAAGAAGTCAATCTGAAATTGAATTTAATTTTGAAAGATTTGTTTCTCAAGATGATTTAAATGTTTATGGACAAAAAATAAAAATCAAAGTTTTAAAAGCAACTAAAGAAAATAATTTTTTACTTAAAGTTGGAATCAACGGACAAGTAACCAACCAAGGAACTCAGCACTTTAGTGAAGGACATAAATTCCGTCCAACTAATGAATCACTTCAAATGCATCAACAAACTACAAACTCAAAAAGATTTGTAGTGCACAATTTAATTACAAAACTTTATCTAAATGGAAAGCTAATCAAAGGTGGAACCGATGATTATGTAATTGATATTGATCGCAGAAGAATTGTCTTTAACATTAATTTAAATCTAAAAGAAAAAGATGAATTAGTTTTAGAAAAATTAATGTCAGTGCACACTAGCGTTGATTCAAAAAATAAAACTATTTCAAAAGAAAAAGTTTTAGCTAACGCTAATGAAAAACATAATTATTTACTTTCTCAAAGCTATGATAATTTAAAAGAAAAATCTATCAAAGCTTTTGAGAAAAATGTTTGAGAAAAATACTTTGTAAAAATTCAAGGAAACGAAGAAAGTAGCTATGATCAATTAGCGCTTGACTTTGCTTTATTCCACTTAAATAATTTTGTTCCTAAGTTTTCTACTACTAAAAACGTAGGAGCAAAAGGACTCAGCGGTGAAGGATATCAAGGACATACTTATTGAGACACTGAATTTTTTATTAATCCAAACTATTTATTTAATGATCCTAGTGTTGTTAAAAACCTCTTAACTTATAGATATAAAGGAATTAAAGGAGCTAGAGATAAAGCTAAAGAATTCAAACAAAGATATGAAGAATCATATTTAGAAGGTGCACAATTCCCTTGAGAGATGGCCTGACCTACTGAAGGTGAAGTTTGTCCATATTGAGGACAAGCTGACATTATTTCAGGAGAGCAAGTTCCTATAGCATCACGCCGTCAAGAAATTCATGTATCTAGTGATATTGCCTACGCTGTAGAGCAATACTATAGAGCAACCAACGATGAAAAATTCATGGAAAAAATGGGTTATGAAATGATTTTTGACACTGCTTGATTTTATACAAATAGAGCAGAAAAACAAAGTGATAATTCATTTGAAATAAAAGACGTAATGGGGCCTAATGAATATAAAGGTAATATAGATAACAACGCTTTTATAAATTTCATGGCTAAATATAACATCGATTTAGCAATTAACTATTACAAAGATCTTGAAAGTAAAAACAAAGATTTACTTAAAAAAGTTTTAAGTAAAATTCCTTACAAAATTGATCTTGAAAAAATGAAGCTAGTTTCACAAAATCTAGTTCAACAAAAACCAAATGATCAAAAAATAATTGCAGAAAATGATCAATTCTTAAAGCTTCCTTTAGTTGATTTATCAAGTTTCCAAATGAGAGGAGATGCTGGTAAAAAATTATTTTCAACTAAAGAGGGAACTAAGATTTTATCGAGTCAAGTTGTTAAGCAAGCTGACGTGGTATTGCTACTTAATATTTTTCCTAATTTATACGATTACGAAACTAAAAGTAAAAACTTTGACTACTACGAAAAAATTACAACTCACGATTCATCACTATCACCAGCAACTTACTGCCTTGAAGCAATTAGGCTAAGAAAATTAGAAATAGCTTACAAATTATTTAAATACGGAATTAATATCGATTTAGGTGAAAACATGAAAAGCTCAAATGCTGGAATTCATGCAGGATCACTTGCTGCTATTTATCAAATGATTGTCTTTGGTTATGGTGGGTTAAATTTCACCGATGGTAAATTATTTTTTGATCCAGTTCTTCCTTCAAATTGAAACCAATTAACTTATAAATTCAAATATTTAAATTGTGAATTTTTAGTTAATGTTTACAAAGATAAATTTTCAATTAAATGTCTTACAAAAGATAAAGCAAGAGAAATTTATATTGAAAATAAAAAATATTTAATTACAAATAAAGAAGAGTTTTTCAAAATTAAACATGCAAATTAA
- a CDS encoding alpha-amylase family glycosyl hydrolase: protein MNKKVLENKIIYQIFPRSFYDANDDGDGDLQGIIKKIPYLANLGINAIWLCPIYSTKFVDAGYDVLDYKNVWKQFGTLADFKKLQKVAQKNGIDIIMDIVINHVSSDHVWFKKALESKNNKEHDYFIWRDNLSEEEKKAESLFGGSAWEYVPHLNRYYFHLFSKEQVDLNWNNPKMIDAMVDVVDFWYKLGVKGFRIDAIKHIAKDFKTLESNPAFAWCSGAVKFLKEFNKKAFADKPDAYTFGEASSITADEVLKYASGKQKVADNYYNFAWWWIGWGKLGRNEYNPNWEIKAFADSQKPFQENLKIKPYMITNFLSNHDTSRSISRWGDTDFFFEESAKSHAMLLFMLKGIPCIYYGEEIGLLNTKFSDISEFRDCDSFNFYDKYVKQDKVFSDKEFLRNSNINSRDAGRSLMQWDNSINAGFNLGFETWFNLGSNQEKINVKDQIKDKNSIFNFYKKLIYLRKNELNSILIHGTSEINCDSKTNLITIKRVYKTKKLTVLINMTNREIKLNKLPQGSVILSTYNLENVVIDSKLRPYESITILK from the coding sequence ATGAATAAAAAAGTTCTTGAAAATAAAATAATTTATCAAATCTTTCCAAGATCATTCTACGACGCTAATGACGACGGAGATGGTGACTTACAAGGAATTATTAAAAAAATTCCTTATTTAGCTAATCTTGGAATTAACGCAATTTGACTTTGCCCAATTTATTCAACAAAATTCGTAGACGCTGGCTACGATGTTTTAGATTACAAAAATGTCTGAAAACAATTTGGAACTTTAGCTGACTTTAAAAAACTTCAAAAAGTAGCTCAAAAAAATGGAATAGATATCATCATGGATATCGTGATAAATCACGTATCTAGTGATCATGTTTGGTTTAAAAAAGCGCTCGAATCAAAAAATAATAAAGAGCATGATTATTTCATTTGAAGAGATAATCTTTCTGAAGAAGAAAAGAAAGCAGAAAGCCTTTTTGGCGGAAGCGCTTGAGAATACGTTCCACATTTAAATAGATATTATTTCCATTTATTTAGCAAAGAACAAGTTGATTTAAATTGAAACAATCCAAAAATGATAGATGCCATGGTTGACGTGGTTGATTTTTGATACAAACTTGGTGTTAAAGGGTTTAGAATTGACGCCATAAAACATATTGCTAAAGATTTTAAAACACTAGAATCTAATCCTGCATTTGCATGATGTAGTGGCGCTGTTAAATTTTTAAAAGAATTTAACAAAAAAGCTTTTGCTGATAAGCCCGACGCATATACTTTTGGAGAAGCTAGTTCTATAACTGCTGATGAAGTGCTAAAATATGCATCCGGAAAACAAAAAGTTGCAGATAACTATTACAACTTTGCATGATGATGAATAGGTTGGGGGAAATTAGGAAGAAATGAGTACAATCCTAATTGAGAAATAAAAGCTTTTGCTGATAGCCAAAAACCTTTCCAAGAAAATCTTAAAATTAAGCCATACATGATTACAAACTTTTTATCTAATCATGATACTTCTAGATCTATATCTCGTTGAGGAGATACTGACTTTTTCTTTGAAGAATCTGCAAAAAGTCATGCAATGCTTTTATTTATGCTTAAAGGAATTCCTTGTATTTATTATGGAGAAGAAATCGGTCTTTTAAATACTAAATTCAGTGACATTTCAGAATTTAGAGATTGCGATTCATTTAACTTCTACGATAAATACGTTAAGCAAGATAAAGTATTTTCAGATAAAGAATTTTTAAGAAATTCAAATATAAATTCTAGAGATGCTGGTAGATCTTTAATGCAATGAGACAACTCAATAAATGCTGGATTTAATCTAGGATTTGAAACTTGATTTAATTTAGGATCTAATCAAGAAAAAATAAATGTCAAAGATCAAATAAAAGATAAAAATAGTATTTTCAACTTTTACAAAAAATTAATTTACTTAAGAAAAAATGAATTAAATAGTATTTTAATTCATGGTACTAGCGAAATAAATTGCGATAGTAAAACAAATTTAATAACTATAAAAAGAGTTTATAAAACTAAAAAATTAACAGTTTTAATAAACATGACAAATCGTGAAATAAAATTAAACAAACTTCCACAAGGAAGCGTGATTTTGTCAACTTACAATTTAGAAAATGTAGTTATTGACAGTAAATTAAGACCTTATGAATCTATTACAATTTTAAAGTAA
- a CDS encoding winged helix-turn-helix domain-containing protein has product MLSDKNKTEQILEYLMELIQTGQMPPNKIMPSQHQLMKRFECSRNIIAAAYKKLEFLGAVYSISKRGYFVSENFHNLIKPLSFLLGVSRQDGYEIKNVDTLPDWATKKHIIFTNGFRTFFKNYFKEDKLIAESEIFLSLKCVSKKENINLNIPITDLLIRRKILTNVVYQIEFEKIIKFGANPSVAVIFYGYDVDSICIAGKFYVDPENFKFYHQEFSLN; this is encoded by the coding sequence ATGTTATCTGATAAAAATAAAACCGAGCAAATACTAGAGTATTTAATGGAATTAATCCAAACTGGACAAATGCCGCCAAATAAAATTATGCCAAGTCAGCATCAGCTGATGAAAAGGTTTGAATGCTCTAGAAATATAATTGCTGCCGCTTACAAAAAACTTGAGTTTTTAGGTGCAGTTTATTCAATTTCTAAAAGAGGATATTTTGTATCAGAGAATTTTCACAACCTAATAAAACCACTTAGTTTTTTACTTGGTGTATCTCGTCAAGATGGATACGAAATTAAAAACGTAGATACTTTGCCTGATTGAGCTACAAAAAAACATATTATTTTTACTAATGGTTTTAGAACTTTTTTCAAAAATTATTTTAAAGAAGATAAATTAATAGCAGAGTCAGAAATTTTTCTTTCTTTAAAATGCGTTAGCAAAAAAGAAAACATTAATTTAAATATTCCAATTACCGATCTTTTAATTCGACGTAAAATTTTAACCAACGTGGTTTATCAGATCGAATTTGAAAAAATCATAAAATTTGGAGCTAACCCTAGCGTTGCTGTAATTTTTTATGGCTACGATGTCGATAGCATTTGCATTGCCGGTAAATTTTACGTAGATCCAGAGAATTTTAAATTCTATCATCAAGAATTTTCACTTAATTAA
- a CDS encoding thermonuclease family protein: MKKKNFWKKLILSISNLFVTATVVTSCSFGFSQKKDEKQNEQSSLGTSSGQTQNQDQKVAASNLPKAKVARYTDGDTVDIIYDTIEVTAKIRFYGIDTPETLKGSNRNLIAKYENVYAQKAKDYVKDLITKNNHVVYVKKITTDKYNRTVAILYLTDDQTSKSVNELIVKNGYGAVRYISLTNKTYKVKDDFQRDFYFRLLNFQEEAKSKSLNIWEHDLKDVYYKYPFNND, from the coding sequence ATGAAAAAGAAAAATTTTTGAAAAAAGTTAATTTTATCTATTAGTAATTTATTTGTAACAGCTACTGTTGTAACTTCATGTTCATTTGGCTTTAGTCAGAAAAAAGACGAAAAACAAAACGAACAAAGCTCGCTAGGAACTAGCAGCGGACAAACTCAAAATCAAGATCAAAAAGTTGCCGCTAGCAATCTTCCAAAAGCTAAAGTAGCAAGATATACCGATGGAGATACAGTTGACATCATCTACGATACTATCGAAGTTACAGCTAAAATTAGATTCTATGGAATTGACACTCCTGAAACTTTAAAAGGATCAAATAGAAATCTAATAGCTAAATATGAAAACGTTTATGCTCAAAAAGCAAAAGACTATGTAAAAGATTTAATCACTAAAAACAATCACGTAGTTTACGTTAAAAAAATAACAACCGATAAATATAATCGTACCGTTGCAATTTTATATTTAACCGATGACCAAACTTCAAAAAGCGTTAACGAATTAATTGTAAAAAACGGTTACGGTGCTGTTAGATATATTTCACTAACTAATAAAACCTATAAAGTAAAAGATGATTTTCAAAGAGACTTTTACTTTAGACTACTTAATTTCCAAGAAGAAGCAAAATCTAAATCATTAAATATTTGAGAACATGATTTAAAAGATGTTTACTATAAATACCCTTTTAATAATGATTAA